The genome window GAATACATCGAGCAGTTCCATTTTGGAGCGGGATGTTTCAATAGAGATCACATCGGCATCCATCGCGGCAATGGCATCGATGATATCATTGAATTCAGAGTAGCACATATGGGTATGGATCTGCGTCGTGTTGCGGACACTGCCAGATGACAGGCGGAAGCAGGAAACAGCCCACTCCAGATAATGCTGCCAGTCGGAATTTTTGAGCGGCAATCCTTCCCGAAAAGCAGGCTCATCAATCTGGATGATGTTGATTCCTGCTGCTTCCAGATCAGACACCTCATCCCGAAGCGCCAGGGCAATCTGCTGGCAGACCTCCTTACGCGGAATGTCGTCACGCACGAACGACCATTGCAGCATTGTCACCGGTCCGGTCAGCATGCCTTTGACGGGCCGCTCTGTCAGGGACTGCGCGTAGCAGGCCCAGTCAACCGTCATGGCATGGGGACGGGAGACATCACCGAAGATGATCGGCGGCCGCACATAGCGTGATCCATAGCTCTGCACCCAGCCATGTGTGGTAAAGGCATAGCCGTTCAGTTGTTCACCGAAATACTGCACCATGTCATTGCGTTCGAATTCTCCATGCACCAGCACGTCAATGCCGGTTTCTTCCTGCCACCGTATCGCCTGTTCAGTTTCCTGACGCAGGAAAGCGGTGTATTCCTCTGTGCTGATACGCTTTTTCGCATGATCAGCTCGTGCCTTGCGCACAGTATCCGTTTGTGGAAAGGAGCCGATCGTTGTTGTCGGAAACAGGTTGAGTTTCAACGCTTCGCGCTGTTCCTGTGCCCGTATGGAGAACGGAGCCTGCCGTTTCGCCATCTCAGGTGAAAGGGATGCAATTCGGCTCCGAACGGATTGATCGTGAACCTTGCTGGATGATCTGCGATGTGATGCTGCCTCTGATGATGCTGCCAGGGCGTGGGAAACGGCATCGCGCCCATTGGCAAGCGCCAGACCGAGCGTGGTCAGCTCCTCCATTTTCTGCACTGAGAAAGCGAGCCACTGTCTGATCTCCGGATCAAGACCGGTTTCAGCCTGTAAATCAACCGGCACATGCAGCATCGAGCAGGATGGAGCGATCTGCACCCGATCCTGGCCGAGTTTTGCTATCACGGGTTCCAGCTGATCGAGCTTTGCCGTCAGATCAGTGCGCCAGACATTCCTTCCGTCGATGACGCCCAGCGAAAGCACCTGATGCCGCGGCATTGTGGCCAGAACATGATCAAGCTGTTCCGGTGCGCGCACCAGGTCGAGATGCAGACCCGCGACAGGCAGCATGCGAACCGTATCCAGCGCATCAACAATGCTGCCGAAATAGGTGGTGAGCATGATGTTGAGCGAGGGCAGCGCCTGATGCAGCGTATAATACGCATGACGCAGCGCGGCTTTGGCCACGGTGTCCAGATCGAGTACGAGGCATGGTTCATCTATCTGAACCCATTCCGCACCGGCATCGTGAAGCTGTGACAAAATCTCGATATAGACGGGAAGCAGTCTGTCGATCAGCGAGATCGGATCGAAATTGCCATCCCTGCTTTTGCTGAGTGTCAGAAACGTAACCGGTCCCAACAGCACGGGGCGTGTTTCGAGACCGAGTGCTTTTGCCTCCAGATATTCATCAAGTGGTTTGGAGGAACTCAGGGAAAATTGCTGATCATGATGCAGTTCCGGCACCATGAAATGATAGTTGGTGTCGAACCATTTGGTCATTTCCAGCGCGGGGACAGAAGCATTTCCACGCGCCATGGCAAAGTAAGTGTCGAGCGAGACCTTGCCGCCGGTCCATCCATAATGCTCTGGGATGGCTCCGACCATCACGGTGGTATCGAGCACATGATCATAAAGCGAAAAATCGTTCGACGGTATAACGGTTACGCCCAGACCGTATTGTCGGGCCCAGTTTGCCGCCCGTAAAGCAGCGGCGGTTTTTTGAAGCGCATCGGCATCGGATACGCCTGACCAGTAGGATTCCAGCGCAGATTTCAGTTCACGACGCGGACCGATCCGCGGCACGCCGAGCGTACTGACTGGCAGAGAAGAAAAAGACATCGGCTTACTCCAGAGAATGGAAGCAAAGGCCGAGCGGACGCATGCAGGAACACCCGCCACCGCAATGCAGAACCACCGCAATGCAGGAAACGGGCGTGCAGGCGCACCACCGGGACACCCCGCCCAGGGACGACTATGGTGTCGTGGCAGGTCTCCTGGCTCACGGGTCATCGCCTGCGATCCTGTCTTCCCGAGGGGAAAGCCTCAGTGACGTGGGTGGATGCAGGCTCGCCGCTTACAGTTGCGGGGGCAGCTCCGGCCTTGCTGATGCGCACCGGATTCCCTCTTGGCTCCGGCGTTCGTCTTTGACGGACCCGCAGAACCACGACCAGGCGTACATAGAAAAAAGAATCTCATCAGTCAATGCGGATATAAATATATCTTTATGTAAATTTTGGCGCGGACCGGATTGATGGCGTTATTGTTATGTTATAACATAACTTTATTGCCGTCGGGATTCGTGGCTGGTGTGAGGGTTTGCCCATGACAAGTTTGTGCCTTTCTTCCACGTCTCTCGCCTACCCGCGTTTCCTTTGTGATGAGCCAGTGCCGGACATCAGCCCGTTCTGTGAGAAAACAGCGCATCGCATCATAGCTGCCGGGTTAGAGAAGGGGGCGGCTGGTTTTTTCCCTCGC of Granulibacter bethesdensis contains these proteins:
- the metE gene encoding 5-methyltetrahydropteroyltriglutamate--homocysteine S-methyltransferase, with protein sequence MSFSSLPVSTLGVPRIGPRRELKSALESYWSGVSDADALQKTAAALRAANWARQYGLGVTVIPSNDFSLYDHVLDTTVMVGAIPEHYGWTGGKVSLDTYFAMARGNASVPALEMTKWFDTNYHFMVPELHHDQQFSLSSSKPLDEYLEAKALGLETRPVLLGPVTFLTLSKSRDGNFDPISLIDRLLPVYIEILSQLHDAGAEWVQIDEPCLVLDLDTVAKAALRHAYYTLHQALPSLNIMLTTYFGSIVDALDTVRMLPVAGLHLDLVRAPEQLDHVLATMPRHQVLSLGVIDGRNVWRTDLTAKLDQLEPVIAKLGQDRVQIAPSCSMLHVPVDLQAETGLDPEIRQWLAFSVQKMEELTTLGLALANGRDAVSHALAASSEAASHRRSSSKVHDQSVRSRIASLSPEMAKRQAPFSIRAQEQREALKLNLFPTTTIGSFPQTDTVRKARADHAKKRISTEEYTAFLRQETEQAIRWQEETGIDVLVHGEFERNDMVQYFGEQLNGYAFTTHGWVQSYGSRYVRPPIIFGDVSRPHAMTVDWACYAQSLTERPVKGMLTGPVTMLQWSFVRDDIPRKEVCQQIALALRDEVSDLEAAGINIIQIDEPAFREGLPLKNSDWQHYLEWAVSCFRLSSGSVRNTTQIHTHMCYSEFNDIIDAIAAMDADVISIETSRSKMELLDVFTDFRYPNEIGPGVYDIHSPRVPSVTEMTDLLQKALHHLSPEQIWVNPDCGLKTRHWKEVRPALINMVSAAQMLRNTLTQPAE